The genomic stretch GTGATGCGGCAGCGGTTACTTGAGAAACTCTGCCGTTAAAACGGATGAAAATCCTTTCTGATCGCCGCATTGCAGACACCGGCGCCTCTTTATTGTGTCAGTCTTTTGTGATCTAGAGCCGTCAATATCGGCAATTCCGGTGCGCAATCGGCAGAGGCGAGACCAGCTTTACACCCCCTTGCCGGGGTGAACGTCCAGGAGAAACACATGAGCGAGACTTCCTATCCGGTTTATGCCGAGATCACCGGTCCGATCGTTATGATCGGCTTCGGTTCAATCGGTCGCGGAACCCTTCCGCTGATCGAGCGGCACTTCAAGTTCGACAAGAGCCGGATGGTCGTCATCGACCCGCGCGATGACGACAAGGCCATTCTGGACAAGCACGGCGTCAAATTCATCCAGGCCCATGTGACCAAGGACAATTACAAGGAACTGCTGAAGCCGCTTCTGACCGAAGGCGACGGTCAGGGTTTCTGCGTCAACCTGTCGGTCGACACCGGTTCGCTCGACCTGATGAAGCTCTGCCGCAAGCTCGACGTGCTTTACATCGATACCGTGGTTGAGCCTTGGCTCGGCTTCTATTTCGACAAGAACATGAAGAACTCCGAGCGCACCAACTATGCGCTGCGCGAGACGGTTCGTCAGGAAAAGAAGAAGAACCCCGGCGGCGCGACCGCCATCTCGACCTGCGGCGCCAATCCGGGAATGGTGTCCTGGTTCGTCAAACAGGCTCTGCTCAATGTCGCGAATGATCTCGGCATCAAGTTTGAAGAGCCCGCACAGACCGACCGCGAAGGTTGGGCCAAGCTGATGAAGAAGGTCGGCGTCAAGGGCATCCACATTGCCGAACGCGACACCCAGCGCACCAAGAACCCGAAGCCGCTCAATGTCTTCTGGAACACCTGGTCGGTCGAAGGCTTCATTTCAGAGGGCCTTCAGCCCTCCGAACTCGGCTGGGGCACCCATGAAAACTGGATGCCGAAGAACGCCAAGAAGCATAAGAAGGGCTGCAAGGCAGCGATCTATCTGGAACAGCCCGGTGCCAATACGCGCGTGCGCACCTGGTGCCCGACACCCGGCCCGCAATACGGCTTCCTCGTCACCCATAACGAGTCGATCTCGATTGCTGACTATTTCACGGTCGAAAAGGACGGCGAAGTCGTCTACCGCCCGACCTGCCACTATGCCTACCATCCCTGCAATGATGCCGTACTTTCGCTGCACGAAATGTTTGGCAATGGCGGCAAGCCGCAACCGGTCCTGCATGTTCTTGATGAGAACGAACTGGTTGATGGCATCGATGAACTGGGCGTTCTCCTCTATGGCCACGACAAGAATGCCTATTGGTATGGCTCGCGCCTCTCACTCGAGGAAACCCGCCGGATCGCCCCCTACCAGAATGCCACCGGCCTTCAGGTAACCTCGGCGGTACTCGCCGGCATGGTCTGGGCCGTGGAAAACCCCAAGGCCGGCATCGTTGAGGCTGACGAGATCGACTACAAGCGCTGCCTTGAAGTGCAGACGCCCTATCTCGGCCCGGTTGAAGGTCACTATACGGACTGGACACCGCTCGACGGTCGCCCCGGCCTTTTCCCGGAAGAGCTGGATGAGAAGGATCCTTGGCAGTTCAAGAACATTCTCGTTCGTTAAGCGTTGGATAGCGGGTGCTGGAAACCCACCGTGTTCGCGGTGGGTTTTTCTTGACCGTCGTGCAACGAGAGCATGGGAAAACGCGGAGGGATCAGACCGTCGGCCTTGCTTTGGACATGGCTTCACGGCATGGTTCCAGTGATTAAGTACGGGCAGACGCACGATCCTTGCGCATAGGCTTTGGGAGAGCGAGAATGAAGATAAAGACCGTCCTGGCAGTGACACTTGGCGCAGTTGCGTTGACATCCTGCTATTCGAGCAGCCCGCGTCCGCTACCCGTGATCGAGCAGAGGCCGACAGTTGACGGCACCTGGGCAGATCCGAACGGCATCGTCTCGACCTTCCAGGCTGGCACATTCACCACTCGCACAACTGATACCAATCAAATTCTGGCATCGGGCTCTTACATGATGGTGTCTGATAGGCTTGTTGAAATCAATATGACTTCTCTGGTGCGCAACACCCAGCAGAAGGTCAATTGCGCTCTCGTGACGCCAAGCCAGCTGAACTGTACCTCTGATTCCGGTGCTCAGTTCTCGCTTGCGCGCCGCGCCTGATCATCAATCATTCCCTTGAACTGAAAAACGGTCGCCTGTCGGGCGGCCGTTTTGTTTTGCGCCGCACAACAACTCCGGGATCACGACGTTTTTTCCTTGCGGAAGCCTCTTCTTGATGAAAACATCGGTGGCCTTACGAAGGGACGAAAAAACTGACATGTCGAGCCGGTAGAGCGTCGAGGTCGGAAAAACTGGAGAAGATTTGATGTTCAGACAATTGAGAATTGGCCTGTTGAGCGCATCGGTGCTCGCCATTTCCGCCGGCGGGGCATTCGCCGATTTCGAGCTCAATATCCTGCATATCAACGATCTGCACTCGCGCATCGAGCCGATCAACCGCTTCGACTCGACCTGCTCAGCGGAAGACATCGCAGAGGCGAAGTGCTTTGGCGGCATTGCGCGGGTTAAGTCAGCGATCGACGCCCGCCGCGCCGAACTGGCGGGGAAGAACGTCCTGACATTAGATGCTGGCGACCAGTTCCAGGGCTCGCTGTTCTACACCACCTATAAGAGCGGCCCGATTGCGGAGTTCATGAATGGCATCGGTTTTGACGCCATGGCCGTCGGCAACCACGAATTCGACGATGGTCCAGAGGAACTCGCGAAGTTCATCGACGCGCTCCAGTTCCCCATGATCTCCGGAAACACGCTGGCCGGCCTCAACACGCCGATAGCCGATAAGATCCAGCCCTATATCATCAAGGAATTTGGGACGGAGAAGGTCGCTGTCGTCTCGGTTCTTGCAACCGACACAGATGAAACGTCATCGCCAGGCGACAGCGTTCTCTTCGTGGACGAAATTAC from Peteryoungia desertarenae encodes the following:
- a CDS encoding homospermidine synthase, producing MSETSYPVYAEITGPIVMIGFGSIGRGTLPLIERHFKFDKSRMVVIDPRDDDKAILDKHGVKFIQAHVTKDNYKELLKPLLTEGDGQGFCVNLSVDTGSLDLMKLCRKLDVLYIDTVVEPWLGFYFDKNMKNSERTNYALRETVRQEKKKNPGGATAISTCGANPGMVSWFVKQALLNVANDLGIKFEEPAQTDREGWAKLMKKVGVKGIHIAERDTQRTKNPKPLNVFWNTWSVEGFISEGLQPSELGWGTHENWMPKNAKKHKKGCKAAIYLEQPGANTRVRTWCPTPGPQYGFLVTHNESISIADYFTVEKDGEVVYRPTCHYAYHPCNDAVLSLHEMFGNGGKPQPVLHVLDENELVDGIDELGVLLYGHDKNAYWYGSRLSLEETRRIAPYQNATGLQVTSAVLAGMVWAVENPKAGIVEADEIDYKRCLEVQTPYLGPVEGHYTDWTPLDGRPGLFPEELDEKDPWQFKNILVR
- the omp10 gene encoding outer membrane lipoprotein Omp10, with amino-acid sequence MKIKTVLAVTLGAVALTSCYSSSPRPLPVIEQRPTVDGTWADPNGIVSTFQAGTFTTRTTDTNQILASGSYMMVSDRLVEINMTSLVRNTQQKVNCALVTPSQLNCTSDSGAQFSLARRA